DNA from Marinagarivorans cellulosilyticus:
AGCGCGCGAAGGGGCTGCTGCAGAAATTGATATTCAACGCGCCAATGTTGCTCTAGCGCGTACAAATATTCAACTGGATGCGTTAATTAGCCAGTTGCACCAGCAATTTAAACAGTTAAGTCAATTTTGGGGTGAGCCTACCGCGCACTACAAGCGGTTAATTGGTGAGCTTTACGCTGAGCCTGAAATAATTGAATTTGAAACATTACTTAAGCACGTTAGGCAGTCACCCCATGCTCAGCAATTAGCCCTTGAACGGCGCATAAAAGATACGCAATACCAACTAGCTCTTGCGCAAGGGCGAAGTGATATAGGTTGGAATGTTGGCTTTAAGCACTTTAATGAAACTGGAGATACCGCCTTAGTTGCAGGCATATCAACATCACTGAATCAGCGCCAGCGAACGCAAGGGCACATAACAATTGCCAGCGCAGAACAACAGCGCCATAGCAAAGCACAAAAACATGCCCTACAAACATTAGAAACACAGTTATTCGTTGCCCATTCGCAACGCAACCATCACGCAAAAGCCATGCGCATTATCAGTGAAACAATTATTCCTGCGTTAAGTGAAACACTGTCTTTATCGCAGCAAGCCTATGAAAATGGCCGCTACAGTTACTTTGATTGGTCTATGGCTCAGCAGGGTTTATTTGAAGCCAAGCATCGCCTGCTCGAGCATGCAAGCACATTGCGAATTAGCCAAGCACTCATCGAGCAATTAACTGGCGAGCCCTTCGCTCCCACACTAAACACGCCTATTTAACAGTCGCACAGTTGGATACCCCATGACCCAATTTCTACTTTCAATTAAACAAATAACGGCTGTTGTATGTGTTGGCGTATTTTCGTTGTGTACCCACGCAACGCCCCTCGCCAGTGGTATTGAACCCCATAATGACACCCATAACAAACATGAGCACCACGACGAGCACGGCCATGAGGACGACCATGGGCATGTCAGCAAAAGTCATATTGCGCAAGCTATTGCTGACGAGGTTGGTATAACAACCTCTATTGCCGGGCCTCGCACGCTACAACAAAGCATTAAAGTTTACGGCGAATTAAATTCCGGGCCAGAACAAACGAGCCATGTACGGGCGCGATTCAGCGGTGTAATTGACTCTGTTTACGCCACCATTGGCGATAACGTTAAAGCAGGCGATTTACTGGCTGTTGTCGAATCCAACCAGAGCCTAAAGAAATTCCAAATCAAAGCTCCCATTAGCGGTACCATTATTCAGCGCCACGCGAACCCAGGCGAGGTTACGCAAGCGCAAATTCTTTTTTCTATCACGCAGCTAAATTCATTGTGGGCAGAGCTGCACATTTTCCCAACTCAAAGAAGTCAAATAAAAAAACACGCCGCCGTTACAATCACTATTAATAACGAGCAATATCAAACAAATATAGCGCACATTCTGCCAAGCATAAACAAGCCATTCAGCATTGCCAGAGCAAAAGTCGGCAACCCCTCGCAGCACTTGAGCCCAAGCACTATGCTAGAGGCAGCGATTTATACCAATACAATAGATGTGAACGTAGCGGTAAACAAAAATGCATTACAAAGCCTCGAGGGCC
Protein-coding regions in this window:
- a CDS encoding TolC family protein, whose product is MPLLPYFSWINSVRFTALLSKYWFIAFTLLPTISLADAPSNTSLSLKEAIALTLSSNPELKALPFKQQALEGEKHQISLRPPLHLGVEFENFAGSGKSQGIDALESTITLGSVLELGNKRGLRLNAIDSKMAAAQMQRQADALDILGGLTVLFIQTLKTQESILITQEEQALARKSVAIVKRKAREGAAAEIDIQRANVALARTNIQLDALISQLHQQFKQLSQFWGEPTAHYKRLIGELYAEPEIIEFETLLKHVRQSPHAQQLALERRIKDTQYQLALAQGRSDIGWNVGFKHFNETGDTALVAGISTSLNQRQRTQGHITIASAEQQRHSKAQKHALQTLETQLFVAHSQRNHHAKAMRIISETIIPALSETLSLSQQAYENGRYSYFDWSMAQQGLFEAKHRLLEHASTLRISQALIEQLTGEPFAPTLNTPI
- a CDS encoding efflux RND transporter periplasmic adaptor subunit encodes the protein MTQFLLSIKQITAVVCVGVFSLCTHATPLASGIEPHNDTHNKHEHHDEHGHEDDHGHVSKSHIAQAIADEVGITTSIAGPRTLQQSIKVYGELNSGPEQTSHVRARFSGVIDSVYATIGDNVKAGDLLAVVESNQSLKKFQIKAPISGTIIQRHANPGEVTQAQILFSITQLNSLWAELHIFPTQRSQIKKHAAVTITINNEQYQTNIAHILPSINKPFSIARAKVGNPSQHLSPSTMLEAAIYTNTIDVNVAVNKNALQSLEGQAGVFIKAGDAFTFRAVKTGQEDKSFIEISSGLAAGEEYVVGNSFLIKADIKKSEAEHNH